A genomic region of Candidatus Krumholzibacteriota bacterium contains the following coding sequences:
- a CDS encoding choice-of-anchor N protein, producing MKRINIFLAALLASALVAGPASAVPKLQTYIVGSDFQYNYAPIESDTWVTTSGSFDLKVVGYWHPIPEDPPLDMVLAPPTYDYLDVCLMISAPTDQSGTVWINGIEINSFCNNYNRQETGLDWNTKGLFRKDMNLAFYKVGRIDNKQANAWNYDHGLIHERGWGDEALLDVVVRGFSWTHFDAIGIDSHGKRYRNPHSHDSSYFATPEPGTLSLLGLGLLGLVPILRRNR from the coding sequence ATGAAAAGGATCAATATTTTTCTGGCGGCCCTGCTGGCTTCGGCTCTGGTCGCCGGACCAGCCAGCGCGGTTCCAAAACTACAGACCTACATAGTCGGTTCAGATTTTCAATACAACTACGCTCCGATTGAAAGCGATACCTGGGTCACGACATCGGGCAGCTTCGATCTGAAGGTGGTCGGATACTGGCATCCGATTCCGGAGGACCCGCCTCTGGATATGGTCCTCGCTCCACCGACGTACGATTATCTCGATGTCTGCCTGATGATCAGCGCTCCGACAGATCAGTCCGGAACAGTATGGATCAATGGAATCGAGATCAACTCTTTCTGCAATAATTATAACAGACAGGAAACAGGCCTCGACTGGAATACGAAGGGGTTGTTCCGCAAAGACATGAACCTCGCCTTTTACAAGGTAGGCAGGATAGACAACAAACAGGCTAACGCGTGGAACTACGACCATGGCCTGATCCATGAACGGGGATGGGGCGATGAAGCTCTCCTCGATGTCGTCGTCAGAGGTTTTTCCTGGACTCACTTTGATGCCATAGGCATAGATTCGCACGGCAAAAGGTACAGGAATCCCCATTCGCACGACTCAAGCTATTTCGCTACCCCTGAACCGGGAACGCTAAGCCTGCTCGGGCTCGGTCTTCTTGGACTGGTTCCTATTCTGAGAAGAAACAGGTAG
- a CDS encoding choice-of-anchor N protein, with the protein MKRFHVFTAAMLAAVLFAGSAVAVPRIQTYITDSRYENFHSILDQRSWITNSQEFDLHVVGYWGEVNRDAINSGIDYCYPTRDYMECYVAISVPICQSGTIWINGEEISTFYNFGDAVPPGADPAWYLRWAPPATFGKFNFYKAGVIDNSQPNAWHYDHGLIHSPGWGDEKILDVVVKGFSWTHFDAIGIDARGVTYTNPWDYDATYFYSTPEPGTLSLLGLGLLGIAPLLRRKNKS; encoded by the coding sequence ATGAAAAGGTTCCATGTTTTTACAGCCGCGATGCTCGCCGCAGTCCTGTTCGCGGGCTCCGCTGTCGCCGTCCCAAGGATCCAGACCTATATCACCGATTCACGGTATGAGAATTTCCACAGTATTCTCGACCAGAGATCCTGGATCACCAACTCCCAGGAATTCGATCTGCATGTAGTAGGATACTGGGGAGAGGTCAATAGGGATGCAATCAACAGCGGAATAGATTACTGTTATCCCACGCGTGATTATATGGAATGTTACGTGGCGATAAGCGTCCCTATCTGCCAGTCTGGAACGATATGGATCAACGGAGAGGAAATCAGCACTTTCTACAATTTTGGCGATGCTGTTCCTCCGGGCGCCGATCCCGCCTGGTACCTTCGCTGGGCTCCTCCCGCTACCTTCGGAAAATTCAACTTCTATAAGGCTGGAGTGATCGATAACAGCCAGCCAAACGCGTGGCACTACGACCATGGGTTGATCCATTCACCAGGGTGGGGCGACGAGAAGATTCTCGATGTGGTAGTAAAGGGTTTTTCCTGGACGCATTTTGACGCGATCGGGATCGATGCGAGGGGAGTCACCTATACCAACCCATGGGATTACGACGCGACATATTTCTACTCGACTCCCGAACCGGGCACTCTCAGCCTTCTCGGCCTCGGACTTCTCGGTATTGCTCCTCTGCTGAGAAGGAAGAATAAATCATAG
- a CDS encoding choice-of-anchor N protein, with amino-acid sequence MGKCSILATLLLSLSLIGSSAMAVPKLQTYITGSDYYYNYSGDEDSWVTTSGNFDLKVVGYWDPMVPTTTSGLDSEMLAFRPDYDYMEVYVVVNVPTGQSGTVWINGVEINTFYNYGDAGLASAAPSWYNKTMLPSIHNFNFYRVGEMDNLRANAWHYDEGIIHEQGWGDEALLDVVVRGFEFANFDAIGIDSYGKRYVSPNSHDASYFATPEPGTLSLLGLGLLGIAPLLRRKKNS; translated from the coding sequence ATGGGCAAATGTTCGATTCTGGCGACTCTGCTCCTCTCTCTCTCTCTGATCGGTTCATCAGCGATGGCTGTCCCGAAACTGCAGACATATATTACCGGTTCGGATTATTATTACAATTACTCCGGTGATGAGGATTCGTGGGTAACGACATCCGGCAATTTTGACCTGAAGGTAGTCGGATACTGGGATCCGATGGTACCAACAACTACATCAGGTCTGGATTCCGAGATGCTGGCATTCAGACCAGATTACGATTACATGGAAGTCTATGTCGTCGTAAATGTCCCTACAGGTCAGAGTGGCACTGTCTGGATTAACGGCGTAGAGATAAACACATTCTATAACTACGGCGACGCCGGACTCGCTTCCGCTGCTCCATCCTGGTATAACAAGACCATGTTGCCCAGCATCCATAATTTCAACTTCTACCGTGTTGGAGAAATGGACAACCTCCGTGCGAACGCATGGCATTATGATGAAGGCATTATACACGAGCAGGGGTGGGGAGACGAAGCTCTTCTCGATGTAGTGGTGAGGGGATTCGAATTTGCGAACTTTGACGCTATCGGAATCGACTCCTACGGCAAGAGGTATGTAAGTCCCAACTCCCATGACGCAAGTTATTTTGCCACTCCCGAACCGGGCACTCTCAGCCTTCTCGGCCTCGGACTTCTCGGTATTGCTCCTCTGCTGAGAAGAAAAAAGAACTCCTGA
- a CDS encoding exosortase/archaeosortase family protein, whose amino-acid sequence MSSIADHDRTGSKAPGLILIASSAVLISILYFPVLLSLVRQWINDPNYQHGLIIPFVSAFILWKRREKLKNAPDGRHRFAGLLVILFASLLLIAGTAASELFTTRFSFPILIFGTILFIFGDRIARVTAFPVLFLILAIPLPYIIYYKITFPMQIFSARLSTSILKMAGVSIIRKGNILQLPEYTLEVVAACSGLRSLMTMVTIAMIFTVFSGFSRTKNLILVAASIPVAIAANAIRLTITALGAYTIGPEFADGPIHEISGLIVFVAGMLLLLLCARILKWVK is encoded by the coding sequence TTGTCCAGTATCGCGGATCATGATAGAACAGGATCAAAAGCGCCGGGGCTGATCCTGATCGCGTCATCTGCCGTTCTGATATCTATCCTCTACTTCCCTGTGCTCTTGAGCCTGGTGAGACAATGGATAAATGATCCTAACTACCAGCATGGGCTCATCATACCGTTCGTCTCGGCATTTATACTCTGGAAGCGTCGAGAAAAGCTGAAGAACGCTCCCGATGGCAGGCATAGATTCGCGGGATTACTGGTCATTCTCTTCGCTTCTCTCCTGCTTATCGCCGGCACAGCCGCTTCGGAACTTTTTACCACTCGCTTCTCATTTCCAATCCTGATCTTCGGTACAATACTCTTTATATTTGGCGACAGGATAGCGAGAGTCACAGCCTTTCCCGTCCTTTTTCTGATCCTTGCCATACCCCTGCCGTATATAATCTATTACAAGATCACATTCCCGATGCAGATCTTCAGCGCGAGGCTGAGCACATCGATCCTGAAGATGGCAGGCGTCAGCATAATCAGAAAAGGAAATATACTGCAATTGCCTGAATATACTCTCGAAGTTGTCGCTGCCTGCAGCGGGCTTCGCTCGTTGATGACGATGGTCACGATCGCGATGATATTCACTGTTTTCTCAGGTTTCTCAAGGACCAAGAATTTGATTCTCGTCGCCGCTTCGATTCCGGTAGCGATAGCGGCCAACGCGATACGCCTTACCATTACGGCGCTCGGAGCCTATACGATAGGACCCGAGTTCGCGGACGGACCGATACATGAGATATCAGGCCTGATAGTATTCGTGGCGGGAATGCTTCTGCTTCTTCTCTGCGCGAGGATATTGAAATGGGTAAAATAA
- a CDS encoding EpsI family protein, whose amino-acid sequence MGKINRLIVVILILSLLMVYTMKLREKKAGEISLPDFSLIPSESGHYSSDDYYIGIESLKVLGADTTLVRSYTSPGGMEIEFFLGYFSSQQENSQIHSPKHCYPGSGWDIISEEKLRIDFENGPGSVKRLMISNGREERLVIYWFSMNGDAIPDEFSLKYHQMKNTLLSRPQAAAFIRFSTVVRPGGDKNIEEEMFRFISGINPDIMAALKPGRPLKNRG is encoded by the coding sequence ATGGGTAAAATAAACCGTCTTATCGTCGTCATTCTGATACTCTCGCTACTTATGGTCTATACGATGAAATTGCGCGAAAAAAAGGCCGGTGAGATCTCTCTTCCAGATTTCTCACTCATTCCGTCCGAATCGGGGCATTATAGTTCTGACGACTATTATATAGGGATCGAATCGCTGAAAGTGCTCGGCGCCGACACGACGCTTGTCAGGTCGTATACTTCGCCGGGAGGAATGGAGATAGAGTTTTTCCTCGGGTATTTTTCAAGCCAGCAGGAGAATTCCCAGATTCACTCGCCAAAACACTGTTACCCCGGTTCAGGGTGGGATATTATCAGCGAGGAGAAACTGAGGATCGATTTTGAAAACGGCCCCGGATCGGTCAAGCGGTTGATGATCTCGAATGGCAGGGAAGAAAGGCTGGTCATATACTGGTTCAGCATGAACGGAGATGCCATCCCTGACGAGTTCTCGCTGAAATACCACCAGATGAAAAACACCCTCCTGTCGCGACCCCAGGCTGCCGCGTTTATCCGATTCTCAACCGTCGTCAGGCCTGGAGGAGACAAAAATATCGAGGAAGAGATGTTTAGATTCATAAGTGGAATAAATCCCGATATAATGGCAGCGCTTAAACCGGGGCGACCTTTGAAGAATCGAGGGTAG
- a CDS encoding tetratricopeptide repeat protein produces the protein MNGKINICIVILMVFLAISACSSGEKSTLYRAEKELFEARKLNRELKPGSTSNEFIEKAVGSYRSIVDRYSSGAGSVEGMEMIVVSAQIELAELEFRAGDLENSIADFQKAYLLADNIPEAKANALWSAAFISEQNGDASEAIRLFEKFSEEYLGRNTIEKTSRMNTRYLLVPVRLSNLYNFLGRQEEGSAALGKGEQSYRAILSKAKDPVLVRETQYNLVTVLLEQKKWGDALALVREMENLYRNEKDRPALMFLEAKIEMEGFDRQEKASAIFTSIVDEFPDAQETVPALLMIAGIHQGSGRYKEAEEVYNRIIRDHKSSGSGVVEATWQLANISEIQGRWIDASLHFKSIYTSFPTTLQGMESPLRIAAHFEDNGEKDAADNAYERALEHYETLLSRENPLGIRIMAEEYAVRILSLQKKWKEAAERLTTLPDKYPEYGRFAQNYLTAASIYEKELGDREKAIETLQACVERYEGSDLAVEAQRHLERIREEQ, from the coding sequence ATGAACGGAAAGATCAATATCTGCATCGTCATCCTGATGGTATTCCTTGCCATTTCGGCCTGTTCAAGCGGAGAAAAATCGACCCTCTACAGGGCGGAAAAAGAACTCTTCGAGGCGAGAAAGCTCAACCGCGAACTTAAGCCTGGATCGACGAGCAACGAATTCATCGAAAAGGCTGTCGGCAGCTACCGGTCGATCGTCGATCGGTATTCATCAGGCGCCGGAAGCGTCGAAGGGATGGAAATGATCGTCGTTTCAGCTCAGATCGAACTCGCCGAACTTGAATTCCGCGCCGGTGACCTGGAAAACTCGATCGCTGATTTTCAGAAAGCGTACCTGCTCGCCGACAACATCCCCGAGGCAAAAGCGAACGCCCTATGGTCGGCCGCTTTCATATCAGAGCAGAACGGAGATGCCTCTGAAGCGATTAGGCTCTTTGAAAAATTCTCCGAAGAATATCTGGGCCGGAACACGATAGAAAAGACATCTAGGATGAACACCCGGTACCTTCTTGTTCCGGTGAGGCTTTCAAATCTTTACAACTTCCTGGGGCGTCAGGAAGAGGGATCGGCCGCTCTGGGCAAAGGTGAACAGTCATATAGGGCTATACTCTCGAAGGCTAAGGACCCCGTCCTGGTGAGAGAAACGCAGTACAACCTTGTGACAGTCCTGCTTGAGCAGAAAAAATGGGGCGACGCTCTCGCGCTGGTGAGGGAGATGGAAAACCTCTACCGTAACGAAAAAGACAGGCCGGCTCTTATGTTTCTTGAAGCCAAGATCGAGATGGAAGGGTTTGACCGGCAGGAAAAGGCTTCAGCGATCTTTACATCGATCGTCGATGAGTTCCCGGACGCTCAGGAAACAGTCCCCGCCCTTCTGATGATCGCCGGCATACATCAGGGATCGGGCAGATATAAAGAAGCGGAAGAGGTCTACAACAGGATCATCAGGGACCACAAATCCTCAGGCAGCGGAGTAGTCGAAGCCACATGGCAGCTCGCCAATATCTCCGAGATCCAGGGCAGGTGGATCGACGCGTCCCTGCATTTCAAATCTATCTACACAAGCTTTCCGACGACTCTGCAGGGAATGGAATCGCCGCTCAGGATCGCGGCGCACTTCGAAGACAACGGCGAAAAGGACGCGGCCGATAACGCTTACGAAAGGGCCCTGGAACATTACGAGACCCTCCTCTCAAGAGAAAATCCCCTGGGTATAAGAATTATGGCCGAAGAATACGCGGTAAGGATACTGTCGTTGCAGAAAAAGTGGAAGGAAGCGGCGGAGCGCCTCACAACTCTCCCTGACAAATATCCCGAATACGGAAGATTCGCGCAGAATTACCTCACAGCCGCTTCGATTTATGAAAAGGAGCTCGGGGACAGGGAAAAAGCGATCGAGACTCTCCAGGCATGCGTCGAACGATATGAAGGTTCCGATCTGGCAGTCGAGGCCCAAAGACATCTGGAAAGAATAAGAGAAGAACAATGA
- the prsR gene encoding PEP-CTERM-box response regulator transcription factor has protein sequence MASTKLLIVDDEEAILKQLEWAFKKDYRIIKASTIEDALTAVKNESPQLMILDLSLTSESEGFEGFEILEKALQIEPGIKIIVITGHDYKENAFRALESGAIDFYSKPVDIDELRVILGRASYIHSLESMIKDLKSAPGKGHEFESIISMSGTMLDIFETIRRIAPTDVAVLITGESGTGKELIARAIHSRSTRKNKPFIPINCGAIPENLLESELFGHEKGSFTGAVSSKPGKFEIAEGGTIFLDEIGELPLSLQVKILRFLQDHVIERVGGQKPLQLDLRVIAATNRDLTTMIEERTFREDLYYRINTIKIALPPLRDRGQDILLLAMYFLHHYNSEFSKNVKTFSQSARNILYTHSWPGNVRELENRVKRAVIMTSGRIIQPEDMDLAPDQAGAAAESRQGGSGASITPLSIPSLKEARDDLEQRMITDALLRFSGNVSAAAQELGISRPTLHDLMKKHDVAPEDFRTSKRKK, from the coding sequence TTGGCGTCAACAAAACTGTTAATAGTCGACGACGAAGAAGCCATTCTGAAACAACTTGAATGGGCTTTTAAAAAAGATTACAGGATCATTAAGGCATCAACCATCGAAGATGCCCTCACTGCTGTAAAAAACGAATCACCCCAGTTGATGATCCTCGACCTCTCCCTGACAAGCGAGTCCGAGGGATTTGAAGGATTCGAAATACTGGAGAAGGCCCTTCAGATAGAGCCCGGGATCAAAATCATCGTGATTACCGGACATGATTACAAGGAGAATGCTTTCAGGGCTCTTGAATCCGGAGCGATCGACTTCTATTCCAAACCGGTCGATATCGACGAATTGAGAGTGATACTCGGAAGAGCTTCATACATCCATTCCCTCGAGTCGATGATCAAAGACCTCAAATCAGCCCCCGGAAAAGGGCATGAGTTCGAAAGCATCATATCGATGTCCGGGACAATGCTCGATATTTTCGAGACCATACGAAGGATCGCGCCGACAGATGTCGCCGTCCTCATTACCGGTGAGAGCGGGACGGGGAAGGAACTGATCGCCAGGGCGATTCATTCGAGAAGTACGCGAAAGAACAAGCCATTCATTCCGATAAACTGCGGAGCAATACCGGAGAACCTTCTTGAAAGCGAGCTCTTCGGCCATGAAAAAGGCAGTTTTACAGGTGCTGTCTCCTCAAAACCGGGAAAATTCGAGATCGCCGAGGGAGGGACGATCTTTCTCGATGAGATAGGCGAACTCCCCCTTTCCCTGCAGGTCAAAATACTGAGATTCCTCCAGGATCACGTCATCGAAAGAGTGGGGGGACAGAAACCCCTCCAGCTCGATCTGAGGGTGATAGCCGCGACCAACAGGGACCTTACAACGATGATCGAAGAGAGGACGTTCAGAGAGGACCTTTACTACAGGATAAACACCATAAAGATCGCTCTCCCCCCCCTTCGCGACCGTGGCCAGGATATCCTTCTGCTGGCGATGTATTTTCTCCATCACTACAATTCCGAATTCTCAAAGAACGTCAAGACCTTCAGTCAGTCAGCCCGTAATATCCTTTACACTCATTCATGGCCCGGAAATGTCCGTGAACTGGAAAACAGGGTGAAGAGGGCAGTGATCATGACATCCGGAAGGATCATTCAGCCCGAAGACATGGACCTGGCCCCTGACCAGGCCGGCGCTGCCGCGGAATCTCGCCAGGGCGGCTCCGGCGCGTCTATTACACCACTGTCGATCCCATCCCTTAAAGAAGCAAGAGACGACCTTGAACAGAGGATGATAACCGACGCGCTCCTCAGGTTCTCGGGAAACGTCTCGGCGGCGGCGCAGGAACTCGGCATCAGCAGGCCTACTCTTCATGATCTTATGAAAAAACATGATGTCGCTCCGGAAGACTTCAGAACTTCGAAACGAAAAAAATAG
- a CDS encoding FHA domain-containing protein — MSARNSTRNPVSGNRKSSKRKKSSEGKKAAVEIVNGCFSGLVIDITGKTTTFGSDIDCDICLDHSFVSSEHAVITGESGSYYLEDLNSRHGTSIGGREIHKVKLNSGDLIGIGNFQLKFKYM, encoded by the coding sequence GTGTCTGCAAGAAACAGTACGAGGAATCCCGTTTCCGGAAACAGGAAAAGCAGCAAAAGGAAAAAGAGCAGTGAAGGGAAAAAAGCTGCCGTTGAAATTGTAAATGGCTGTTTTTCGGGACTGGTAATCGATATAACCGGAAAAACGACAACGTTCGGCAGCGATATCGATTGCGATATCTGTCTTGACCATTCGTTCGTATCTTCGGAACACGCTGTCATTACCGGAGAAAGCGGATCCTATTACCTTGAGGATCTCAACAGCCGGCATGGCACGAGCATCGGTGGCCGGGAGATACACAAGGTCAAGCTTAACAGCGGCGATCTTATAGGAATCGGGAATTTTCAGTTGAAATTCAAATATATGTGA
- a CDS encoding MFS transporter — protein sequence MEKSTEMQTGIGSFPRSFWVANIMELFERGAYYGLNALLAIYLSEKVVNGGLGFTEDMVGLLQSFVYAMTYVIPILGGALADRYGYRKMLLVAFSLLGAGYFVAGQVTTYGVIFISLLVMATGSGLFKPIISGTIARTTNEKNSGFGFGVYYWMINLGALVAPLVAGYIRDSLSWSWVFTISAIYCALMLLPAAFLYKDPPKPESSKNLKEVLSGAVTVLSDARFMLLIFVYSCFWILYFQNFGSVLWYLRDFIDPAPITRFFARMGMDYTLRPEHVTVVNAGTIVVLQIFVNLIVKNIKPLPTMVGGILIGSAGFFVLASSQHAWIFILGIAVFSIGEMTCHPKYYSYIGIVAPQEKKATYMGYAFLYGVIGSLVGSNVGGEMYRAILSPIKEKANLAGLSPLELAGTGTTLRNFWLVFAALGIVTTFGLVIYNKLFGEDNVTTRNRARRVMFFIYGLLTVLSVGMVFFVNNTKGAIPPKTWIQSTIMILIGIGGFYTLLNNNEDAEAGKD from the coding sequence GTGGAAAAAAGTACTGAGATGCAGACCGGGATAGGATCGTTCCCGCGTTCGTTCTGGGTAGCCAATATCATGGAGCTCTTTGAACGCGGCGCCTATTATGGCTTGAACGCTCTTCTTGCCATATACCTCTCCGAAAAAGTCGTCAACGGAGGTCTTGGATTCACAGAGGATATGGTGGGACTTCTTCAGAGTTTTGTTTACGCCATGACATATGTGATCCCCATCCTCGGAGGCGCGCTCGCCGACAGATATGGATACAGAAAGATGCTTCTCGTCGCTTTCAGCCTTCTCGGCGCGGGATATTTTGTCGCCGGCCAGGTCACCACGTACGGCGTCATCTTCATATCCCTGCTCGTAATGGCGACCGGTTCGGGGCTTTTCAAGCCTATTATCTCGGGAACGATAGCCAGGACGACGAATGAAAAGAATTCAGGATTCGGATTCGGAGTCTATTACTGGATGATAAACCTCGGCGCCCTGGTCGCCCCGCTCGTGGCCGGTTATATCAGGGACAGCCTCAGCTGGAGCTGGGTCTTCACCATCAGCGCGATCTATTGCGCCCTGATGCTTCTGCCCGCGGCGTTTCTCTATAAAGATCCCCCGAAACCTGAAAGCAGCAAGAACCTCAAAGAAGTATTGTCGGGAGCGGTCACCGTTCTTTCAGACGCGCGGTTCATGCTTCTGATATTCGTATATTCATGTTTCTGGATCCTCTATTTTCAGAATTTCGGTTCGGTCCTCTGGTATCTTCGCGATTTCATCGATCCCGCGCCGATCACCAGATTCTTCGCCAGGATGGGGATGGATTATACCCTGCGGCCCGAGCATGTCACTGTCGTCAACGCGGGAACGATAGTGGTGCTCCAGATATTCGTCAACCTGATCGTAAAAAACATCAAACCACTCCCGACGATGGTCGGTGGAATTCTGATCGGTTCTGCCGGATTTTTTGTCCTCGCATCGTCTCAACACGCCTGGATATTCATTCTTGGAATAGCAGTCTTCTCGATCGGTGAAATGACATGCCACCCGAAATACTACAGCTATATAGGCATTGTGGCTCCGCAGGAGAAAAAGGCGACATACATGGGATACGCCTTCCTCTATGGAGTGATCGGTTCTCTTGTCGGATCAAATGTCGGCGGAGAGATGTACAGGGCTATCCTTTCCCCGATAAAGGAAAAGGCGAATCTCGCCGGCCTTTCTCCACTTGAACTGGCAGGCACCGGGACTACTCTCAGGAACTTCTGGCTTGTGTTCGCCGCTCTTGGCATAGTAACGACATTCGGCCTGGTGATCTATAACAAGTTATTCGGAGAAGATAACGTCACCACGAGGAACCGGGCGCGAAGAGTGATGTTCTTTATCTATGGCCTGCTTACCGTGTTGTCGGTCGGAATGGTATTCTTCGTCAACAACACGAAGGGTGCGATCCCTCCCAAAACCTGGATCCAGTCTACGATCATGATCCTCATAGGCATCGGAGGGTTCTATACCCTGCTTAATAACAATGAGGACGCGGAAGCAGGGAAGGATTGA
- a CDS encoding iron-sulfur cluster assembly scaffold protein codes for MEFMDSRFFDHFIDPKNVGTIKDPDGTGMGGDGSCGDWLIVMIKVKDEVITDIKFQCRGCSAAIVTSSAMTEMAKGKTIEEAMKISAKMIEDEVGGLSDEKRHCSLLGEEALRQAIEDYLGKH; via the coding sequence ATGGAATTTATGGATTCGAGATTTTTCGATCATTTTATCGATCCGAAAAATGTCGGCACGATCAAAGATCCCGACGGGACGGGGATGGGAGGGGATGGCAGTTGCGGAGACTGGCTTATAGTGATGATAAAGGTGAAAGATGAAGTTATAACCGATATAAAGTTTCAATGCAGGGGCTGTTCGGCGGCAATAGTCACCTCAAGCGCGATGACAGAGATGGCAAAGGGAAAGACGATAGAAGAGGCGATGAAGATATCGGCGAAGATGATCGAGGACGAAGTGGGCGGGTTGTCCGATGAAAAGAGGCACTGCTCACTGCTTGGAGAAGAAGCTCTGCGCCAGGCTATCGAAGATTACCTTGGAAAGCATTGA